A single Streptomyces sp. 2114.4 DNA region contains:
- a CDS encoding DUF397 domain-containing protein, whose translation MRHTTELSAARWRKSSYSNTNGGSCVEIAEGFPGLVPIRDSKNPHGPALLIPHAAWGTFVESLKDQD comes from the coding sequence ATGCGACACACAACCGAGTTGAGCGCGGCTCGCTGGCGCAAAAGCAGCTACAGCAACACCAACGGCGGGAGCTGCGTCGAGATCGCCGAGGGCTTCCCCGGCCTGGTGCCCATACGGGACAGCAAGAACCCGCACGGACCCGCGCTCCTCATCCCCCACGCGGCCTGGGGCACCTTCGTGGAATCCCTCAAGGACCAGGACTAG
- a CDS encoding carbohydrate kinase family protein has product MRIAVTGSIATDHLMTFPGRFADQLVADQLHTVSLSFLVDQLDVRRGGVAANICFGMGQLGTEPILVGAAGNDFEEYRAWLDRHGVDTRSVRISEVLHTARFVCTTDADHNQIGSFYTGAMSEARLIELQHVAERVGGLDLVVIGADDPEAMIRHTEECRSRGIPFGADFSQQIARMDGDAIRTLLADAAYLFSNEYEKGLIESKTGWSDEEILAKVGTRVTTLGANGVRIERVGEPTIEVGVPEENAKADPTGVGDAFRAGFLSGLAWGVGLERAAQVGCMLATLVIETVGTQEYELHRSHFMDRFTKAYGHEAAAEVQQHLA; this is encoded by the coding sequence GTGCGTATCGCAGTCACCGGCTCCATCGCCACCGACCACCTGATGACCTTCCCCGGCCGTTTCGCCGATCAGTTGGTCGCCGACCAGCTGCATACGGTCTCCCTCTCGTTCCTGGTCGACCAGCTCGACGTCCGCCGCGGCGGCGTCGCCGCCAACATCTGCTTCGGCATGGGCCAGCTCGGCACCGAGCCGATCCTGGTCGGTGCCGCCGGCAACGACTTCGAGGAGTACCGCGCCTGGCTCGACCGCCACGGCGTCGACACCCGCTCCGTCCGCATCTCCGAGGTGCTGCACACCGCGCGCTTCGTGTGCACCACCGACGCCGACCACAACCAGATCGGCTCCTTCTACACCGGCGCGATGAGCGAGGCCCGGCTGATCGAGCTGCAGCACGTGGCCGAGCGGGTCGGCGGCCTGGACCTCGTCGTGATCGGCGCGGACGACCCCGAGGCGATGATCCGGCACACCGAGGAGTGCCGCAGCCGCGGTATCCCCTTCGGCGCCGACTTCTCCCAGCAGATCGCCCGGATGGACGGCGACGCCATCCGCACCCTCCTGGCGGACGCGGCCTACCTCTTCTCCAACGAGTACGAGAAGGGCCTGATCGAATCCAAGACCGGCTGGAGTGACGAGGAGATCCTGGCCAAGGTCGGCACCCGCGTCACCACCCTCGGCGCCAACGGAGTCCGCATCGAGCGGGTCGGCGAGCCCACCATCGAGGTCGGCGTCCCGGAGGAGAATGCCAAGGCCGACCCCACCGGCGTCGGCGACGCCTTCCGGGCCGGTTTCCTGTCCGGTCTGGCCTGGGGCGTCGGCCTGGAGCGCGCCGCCCAGGTCGGCTGCATGCTGGCGACGCTGGTCATCGAGACCGTCGGCACCCAGGAGTACGAGCTGCACCGCAGCCACTTCATGGACCGCTTCACCAAGGCCTACGGCCACGAGGCCGCGGCCGAGGTCCAGCAGCACCTGGCCTGA
- a CDS encoding helix-turn-helix transcriptional regulator, with protein MKFTSKELTPYLSARHFFGAEQRRHRERAKLSLVQLAEIVNFGKSTLARVEAAELMPPPELPAALDAAFGTEEHFHGLYQLAKREAHPDQYRRFMDFEARAEVIEVFEPQAVPGLLQTMEYARDSLGCQEDLTKEQVEERVNARMSRQERLHSAARPYRWVIIDEAVLRRHAGGRECMHKQLARLLEQVDTPDSKVQVMPFSAGPYPLMGGALNLLTLPDGSTMAYEEGIEAAHLHEGPEAVKKWRRRYEVLRANALSLAESADLIRKAMEDYKPCDTQPS; from the coding sequence ATGAAGTTCACGTCGAAGGAACTGACCCCGTACCTGTCCGCACGCCACTTTTTCGGAGCCGAACAGCGCCGCCACCGCGAGCGCGCGAAGCTGTCGCTGGTGCAGTTGGCGGAGATCGTCAACTTCGGCAAGAGCACACTGGCGCGCGTCGAGGCGGCGGAGCTGATGCCACCCCCGGAACTACCCGCCGCACTCGATGCGGCATTCGGCACGGAGGAGCACTTCCACGGCCTGTACCAGCTCGCGAAGAGAGAGGCGCATCCGGATCAGTACCGGCGCTTCATGGACTTCGAGGCACGTGCCGAGGTGATCGAGGTCTTTGAACCGCAGGCCGTGCCTGGGCTGTTGCAGACCATGGAGTACGCCCGCGACTCTCTGGGCTGCCAGGAGGACTTGACCAAGGAACAGGTCGAAGAGCGTGTCAACGCCCGGATGTCCCGTCAGGAGCGTCTGCACTCGGCCGCCCGGCCATACCGATGGGTGATCATCGACGAGGCTGTGCTCCGGCGGCACGCGGGCGGCAGGGAGTGCATGCACAAACAACTGGCTCGACTGCTCGAACAGGTGGATACTCCCGACAGTAAGGTGCAGGTCATGCCGTTCAGCGCGGGTCCGTACCCGCTGATGGGCGGCGCCCTGAATCTGCTGACGCTTCCCGACGGCTCCACCATGGCCTACGAAGAGGGCATCGAGGCCGCGCATCTCCACGAGGGTCCGGAAGCCGTAAAGAAGTGGCGGCGCCGGTACGAGGTGCTGCGTGCAAATGCCCTCTCGCTGGCGGAGTCGGCAGACCTGATCCGAAAGGCAATGGAGGACTACAAGCCATGCGACACACAACCGAGTTGA
- the nadA gene encoding quinolinate synthase NadA: protein MRVVTTAQPLDVQPTPLALLLLGREADPKSERGVECPGDLPAPSDPDLVERARAAKAKLGDKVFVLGHHYQRDEVIEFADVTGDSFKLARDAAARPDAEYIVFCGVHFMAESADILTGDDQQVILPDLAAGCSMADMATAEQVAECWDVLTEAGIAEQVVPVSYMNSSADIKAFTGKHGGTICTSSNAKRALDWAFEQGEPGATKVLFLPDQHLGRNTAVRDMGLSLDDCVVYNPHKPNGGLTTEELRAAKMILWRGHCSVHGRFSLDSVNDVRERIPGVNVLVHPECKHEVVAAADYVGSTEYIIKALEAAPRGSKWAIGTELNLVRRLANRFAAEDKEIVFLDKTVCFCSTMNRIDLPHLVWALESLAAGKVVNRIQVDDETESFAKLALERMLALP from the coding sequence GTGCGTGTTGTGACCACCGCCCAGCCCCTGGACGTCCAGCCGACCCCGCTGGCCCTGCTCCTCCTCGGCCGTGAGGCCGACCCGAAGAGCGAGCGCGGTGTGGAGTGCCCCGGCGATCTGCCGGCCCCGTCGGACCCCGACCTCGTCGAGCGCGCCCGCGCGGCCAAGGCGAAGCTCGGGGACAAGGTCTTCGTCCTCGGGCACCACTACCAGCGCGACGAGGTCATCGAGTTCGCCGATGTGACCGGCGACTCCTTCAAGCTCGCGCGGGACGCCGCCGCCCGGCCGGACGCCGAGTACATCGTCTTCTGCGGTGTGCACTTCATGGCGGAGTCCGCGGACATCCTCACCGGCGACGACCAGCAGGTCATCCTCCCCGACCTCGCCGCCGGCTGCTCGATGGCCGACATGGCCACCGCCGAGCAGGTCGCCGAGTGCTGGGATGTGCTCACCGAGGCAGGTATCGCCGAGCAGGTCGTCCCCGTCTCGTACATGAACTCCTCGGCCGACATCAAGGCCTTCACCGGCAAGCACGGTGGCACGATCTGTACGTCCTCCAACGCCAAGCGGGCACTGGACTGGGCGTTCGAACAGGGCGAGCCCGGTGCGACGAAGGTGCTGTTCCTGCCCGACCAGCACCTGGGCCGCAACACCGCCGTCCGCGACATGGGCCTGTCCCTGGACGACTGCGTGGTCTACAACCCGCACAAGCCGAACGGCGGCCTGACCACCGAGGAGCTGCGGGCCGCCAAGATGATCCTGTGGCGCGGGCACTGCTCGGTGCACGGGCGGTTCTCGCTGGACTCGGTGAACGATGTGCGGGAGCGCATCCCCGGCGTGAACGTCCTGGTCCACCCCGAGTGCAAGCACGAGGTCGTGGCGGCGGCGGACTACGTCGGCTCGACGGAGTACATCATCAAGGCCCTGGAGGCCGCCCCGCGCGGCTCGAAGTGGGCCATCGGCACCGAGCTCAACCTGGTCCGCCGGTTGGCCAACCGCTTCGCCGCGGAGGACAAGGAGATCGTCTTCCTCGACAAGACGGTCTGCTTCTGCTCGACGATGAACCGCATCGACCTCCCGCACCTGGTGTGGGCCCTGGAGTCGCTGGCCGCGGGGAAGGTCGTCAACCGTATTCAGGTCGACGACGAGACCGAGAGCTTTGCGAAGCTGGCTCTTGAGCGGATGCTGGCGTTGCCGTAG
- a CDS encoding methyltransferase domain-containing protein has translation MSSPGRLVEILHNKGELPPEWAPTVAAVDRAHFVPDTFEVADRTVSRSADEAEWRRMVYADLPLITQHNDGRRAAGEVAFPTCSTSMPSLMLAMAAVVRDGDAVLEVGTGTGYYAAWLAHRLGGDRTTTIETDKALHDIARDNLARAGLHPHTECGDGLAGVPARAPFDRIIATCTVRDIPYAWVEQTAPGGTILTPWGSSFHSYSFATLTVRDGRATGGFSGRPAFMWARQQRRSYGRIRDWYHGEEGDHSTTTLDPRVLEYDSHARFAVGLRVRDAWPLLCHADDGSDEATYWLFDDARTSWATAEYVPGRTAYDIEQHGPRRLWDEAESAYRTWHSQGSPPRDRYRITVTAEGQRVSL, from the coding sequence CCGACGGTCGCCGCCGTCGACCGCGCGCACTTCGTCCCGGACACCTTCGAGGTGGCCGACCGCACGGTCTCCCGCTCCGCGGACGAGGCCGAGTGGCGCCGGATGGTCTACGCCGACCTGCCCCTGATCACCCAGCACAACGACGGCCGGCGCGCGGCGGGCGAGGTGGCCTTCCCCACCTGCTCGACCTCCATGCCCTCCCTCATGCTGGCGATGGCCGCGGTCGTCCGGGACGGCGACGCGGTCCTGGAGGTCGGCACCGGCACCGGCTACTACGCCGCCTGGCTCGCCCACCGCCTCGGCGGGGACCGTACGACCACGATCGAGACCGACAAGGCCCTGCACGACATCGCCCGGGACAACCTCGCCCGGGCGGGCCTGCACCCCCACACGGAGTGCGGCGACGGCCTGGCGGGCGTCCCCGCGCGGGCCCCCTTCGACCGGATCATCGCGACCTGCACGGTCCGCGACATCCCCTACGCCTGGGTGGAACAGACCGCACCGGGCGGCACGATCCTCACCCCGTGGGGCTCGTCGTTCCACTCCTACTCGTTCGCCACCCTGACCGTCCGCGACGGCCGGGCCACCGGCGGCTTCTCCGGCCGCCCGGCCTTCATGTGGGCCCGCCAGCAGCGCCGCTCCTACGGCCGCATCCGCGACTGGTACCACGGCGAGGAGGGCGACCACTCCACGACCACGCTCGACCCCCGGGTACTGGAGTACGACTCCCACGCCCGCTTCGCCGTCGGCCTCCGGGTACGCGACGCCTGGCCCCTGCTGTGCCACGCCGACGACGGCAGCGACGAGGCCACGTACTGGCTCTTCGACGACGCCCGCACCTCATGGGCCACCGCCGAATACGTCCCCGGCCGCACGGCGTACGACATCGAACAACACGGCCCCCGCCGCCTGTGGGACGAGGCCGAATCCGCCTACCGCACCTGGCACTCCCAGGGCAGCCCGCCCCGCGACCGCTACCGCATCACCGTCACCGCCGAGGGGCAGCGCGTGTCGCTGTGA
- the erpA gene encoding iron-sulfur cluster insertion protein ErpA, whose product MSVQDETTVSDGIILSDAAASKVKSLLEQEGRDDLALRVAVQPGGCSGLRYQLFFDERSLDGDVVKDFDGVKVVTDRMSAPYLGGASIDFVDTIEKQGFTIDNPNATGSCACGDSFS is encoded by the coding sequence ATGAGCGTTCAGGACGAGACCACCGTCAGCGACGGCATCATCCTGTCCGACGCGGCCGCGTCGAAGGTCAAGAGCCTGCTGGAGCAGGAAGGCCGGGACGACCTCGCGCTGCGGGTGGCCGTTCAGCCCGGCGGCTGCTCCGGTCTGCGCTACCAGCTCTTCTTCGACGAGCGTTCGCTCGACGGCGATGTCGTCAAGGACTTCGACGGTGTCAAGGTCGTCACCGACCGGATGAGCGCCCCCTACCTGGGCGGTGCCTCCATCGACTTCGTCGACACCATCGAGAAGCAGGGCTTCACGATCGACAACCCGAACGCCACCGGCTCCTGCGCCTGCGGCGACTCCTTCAGCTGA